Within Anopheles nili chromosome 3, idAnoNiliSN_F5_01, whole genome shotgun sequence, the genomic segment ACTTCCAACGGCACGAGCTCAACATCAGCATTCGTGGTAAGCAAACCGTACAATGACCGGAATGTGGTGGAAGAGGATCGATCCGTTATTGGCGGGGTTTGTTCGGTGGTGTAAGCATCGTTGCCACTGATACTGTCGGGCACGTTTCTGTCCACGTTTTTCATGTCCATGATCGTTTTTACTTCATCTTTTAGCAAATCTGGGTAAAGTACATCGTCAACGTAGAACATAGTTCCAAGGTTATAGACAAATACTTCCGACTCCACAATACGAGCACTATTGACGAGAACGTTGTTTTCGAACGATCGTTGAATCTTTACCGGCATTCCACCGATCGTGTCGATTAGCTCCCCATCCTTTAGATCACGATCGTACAGTCTTCCACGGATGAAATGGTTCAGcaacatttttattcccttCTCGGAAGCGAGCACGTTGTCTGGAAGCAAATCAAAGCTGTATCGTTCGAATGCATCATCGGTGGGAACAAAGAAAGTGTAATTTGATCCGGAGATGAATTGTGCAATTTCTGCGGTGTTGAGAAAACGAGTAATTTGCGTAAACCGTGTATCTCGTTCAAGAGCCAAAAATGAATGCGATAAAAATTGGGCGCCAAACCATGGAAAAGCCAGCAAAGGAGGTGTTTCCTTATCCTTATGCatctaaaagaaattgaaaGGACAAATTTTATTGTAATGGCTATTAATAACTCTTGTGGATCTGCCGCACCTGGTGCAAACGAGATACAACTGCTTCCGAAACGAATAGAACTTCCGATAGAATAAATACCTCGATGCCATTGGAAAGTGTGTAATCGGAAAGAATGCTCACATTGTTCACATTAGGCGaagctaaaataaaaacgtaaaTATAGTGATTAGTTGACAAGCAGGTGTAATCAAAATATGCATATGGTTTGCTTACGTTTATTCGTAAGCACGATATACTCTCCACCAAGCGTTTTAAATCGTTGCTCTGTATGGGTTGCACGCAGCTCGGCCATACGTAGAGGTTGCTTAGCACGCACAAAATGATTACGCAGAACTGTTTCAGTAAACTCCTGCACGCTAAAGGGATAAAATCCCCAGTCGATAGGATGCCACCGTTGAAAAGCGGTGTCCGACGGTATAAACACCATGTACGAGCTATCGTCCATCAACTGGCTCAAGTTAGAGTTGGAAAGGAAATGTTGGAAGACTTTGGTGCCCGATTTCATGCCGGTCAGGAAGTTCATCAAATGTTGTCCAATCCGATTCTCTTTATTGGCAGCAAGTtctttggtggtgtttttcatttccaatcgTTGAGGCTCATTGTAACTATACGAATGAAACACTGTAGACATTAACAAAGTTCATGAATGTGTTTCAATGTCAAACTATTTACCGATTGTTTTCTTGAATATTTCGTTTATTGAACTTATTCGCCGACGAACTTTGGTTGTCCGACTCAGTGAGATTTCCAATGATGAACACAAGACTAAGATTTTCTGTAATATTGCGTTTGGTGAGTACTTTAGCGCTTTGGTTGATTTCGTATGCCATCAGCATATCAAAGCAAGATAAGTTCACATGGACAGGACGCTGATTAAGGTTAATATAGGTGTTTTGATCTTTCACCTCCACCAGTGCACCTGGTACCACGTGTTCAAGAAGAAACTCGCGTATTTTAGGCTCATTGCTCTCGAAAACCGTTTCGTCTATTTTATCTGGTACTATCAATGTAAATGGGACGtctgttagaaaaaaaataacgattcGGTCATTAGAAGATAAGTTTAAGATGTAACAACATATGCTAGTATTGGTACTAGATATTAATTTGTACTGTGTTATTTCTATTAAAGTTTAACCTTCACACAATATTGTGGCAATTTGTAATAGTTCGTCAGAGATAAACAAGCTGCATCCCGTTGCATCCTAATCATTGTATGCAATATTTAAGCGAATAACGTGTTAGTCGTTATCCTTTCCAAGACTAGATTTCCTTGTTTAGACAGAGAGATTGTCAATGGTTAATGGTATAAATTAGAGTATAAAGTAAAGTGAAGTTTTAACTAAACTATTGCCGAATTGATTTAGAGTAGTAAACTGGGCATAAGATATGACATTGACATTATTGCAACAATTAAGGGAAATTCTTCTCAATAAGCAATGACAACCAGTACTAGTCAAGTTACTGCACTACTGCCCTACATTAATGTGTGGTCACGTTATCTGTAGATGAAGGCAACTCATATTACCCACAGTACGACTGTAATGTTGACGAATTTGACGAAGTACCTTCCATACAATGTAGTTTAGCATGTTTGACGACAGCACGGGGGCTCCGAAACATGAACGGAATGTATAATCAAGAACAAAGGAATGTGTTGGTTTATTGGTAGTCTCCAAACATTCCCTTTAAATTCAGATGGCAGATTGGGTTACGCCTAGTCTAGTGGTAAACATACTATTTTTAGCATCGTTtagttcattttttaaataataaagaGTGTTAATAGGAATATTGATGAAGCTTAAATCATTGCTTTTGAAGATACAAAAGTGTTTTTATACTTTAGAACTTCGTTCATTCAAACGAGTAGAGCAAAAGaacaataatgaaaatttattatttaacctctcgtatttatttattattaaaccTCTCATAGAACGTCCTCGAAAATCTCGTATAGAACACAAAGCGGTTACCATAAATTGTTGCACTAAGTCTAATGTTACCGTTCATGCTAGTTTTTAAATTACCTTGAACATTAATTTAGAAAAGCTTAATACAACTAATCAGATTATTGTAAGAATTCTGTTTTCTTTTAGTAATGAATAGTACGATATgaagaattattttattaaacaatTCTGTGTACACACCTTTGACGATGTCGTATTCCTTGATTCCAGTCACATGCTCCTTCCAAAGCCGATCGAATCCATTTGCAGCTGCGCGATACTGTTCGGGTACGCTTTCGCCGAGGTGAACTGATGCAAAGTTGGGCagtattttctttcccaaagCTTCGCGATTGATGTAACTGATGCTCGGTGATTCGTCTTCACTAGCCCTGACACTTCCTTTCAATTGAGCTCCAAATATCATCACAAATGCCACGGAAATACGCAACTTAACGGCGACTTTTCGTCTGGTACTGCTAGCCATATCTTTTACGTGTTTGTATGAAGAATGTGATAGAATAAACGGTTATGGCACTCTCAGTGGTTTCAAATTTAACACTGTTCCAAGATTGTTACTTAgttaaaagttatttttttgcttggcACTTGACATTcactgcaacaaaaaaaacaacccttttTCTGCAAAGGGAGTTGAAAATTATTAGTTGATTCTTActttaatacattttaaacacgtaattaaattatataattGTTAAGTAATGTAAGTGTGCATACCATTGCCTAAATTTAAGTATTTTTGGTTTAGGATAGGCAGCCTATAACTATTGTTTTGATAAAACTTTTATATACGCTGCATCGAACGGCATATGAGTCAAGCATTTCAATGCATTTTTATAACCTCATCAAACTTTATACACATTAACCACTAATATAAGACATTATACATATTGCTACTAATCATAGTATAGTGGTGATGCAACTATTCGTAGCCCCTGCCTCCAAGAAGAATGGCGAAACGTATGGCGGAATTGGTTATGTTCTTTTTAAAGGTGCTGCTATGTGCTTGAAGACGCTATCGCGTCTGTTGCGACTTTCAACGATCGTCGATGGACACAGTGCTTCGGTGATCATGGATTTGATTATGAACGTCAATTGAATAATAGCGAACGATGAGCGACCGGTTAAGGCACAACGTACGAGGTATGTAGGCTCCATTGCATTCATTTACTGCCTGGTCGATTTTTAGTGACTACCGGTGAAGCATAGAGGAACATAGAGGAATTTATTCCTTTAgtgtttgcaaaaatattaattggttgaaaaacaaatttcatacGGCTTGTGTCGTAGGCGTTGAGGTATTCAGGTCGTAGCCGTTCTAATGTTCAAATGCTCTCGTTTAGTTACCCTGTTTACCTTCAATGGAATCTATTACACATTATCTAGCACTAAGAGCTTACAGTAGCAGATACAACCACTAAAGCCTGCCTTACATTATATACAACTGTtgtaaatttcaattcaatatATTCACTACTCGTAGGTAATTGTCCTTCTAATAGTAATGAAGGTTACAACATCATGTTAAACTGCATATTCATGCCCCAAGAGGATTGGTAGCAAAACGTTGATCACGTTCTTGATTGAGTGGCAAGAAATATGTCTTTTTTGTAACAGTTATTAGGGGTGTATGTCACCCATTACGCACTTTTTAGGACCAAAACATTTTACACTATTTCACCGAAATATAAGCAAACATATTTGTTCAAATTAAATACCGACTAATTAACATTATCTGCACATATCTTACTTTATATTGAACCTTCCGACACTTGATCAACACTTATCGAGGAGCAAAATACGTTCAGTGCTTCATGTAGATCTCGTTCATAACCGGACTGAAAAGTCGTTGCAAACGAGTGCGGGATTTTATACCGAGAGCGTAAATTCTCGCGCGCGGACTGGTATACAGCAAAATATATCAAAGCGTGTCGTCACGGATACAGCATATGGCACAACGTTTGAAAACGTGGCTAATATTGGCCAAAATTTGTAATTGTTGCTtggtttgtaatatttttgtGAAAGAATGTCTGCATTTTATTGTTGATTTGGAATTGTAAGATCGGCCAGGCTTTTTCTGGTAGTACTagtaataattaaaaaatattgaactaCAAATTATTtctataaataataataaaaatctgCATATTAGAAAAAGCGGAAGTAAGAGTTCTCTGGATGAATTCTTATTATAATTAAATACAAAATTCCCTAATCCTGGAATGTTTGAGCAATATTAACTCGCTCTAATAATTGATCTGCACTTCTGATAGCCATCCAGATAGAACATGAAAGGAACCTAGAAACAACAAGCTCTGATTGATCAAACCATTCCcattgatttaaaatcaatagaaaaaaatgtaattagAAAAAGCTATTAGAAAGTTTCAATGGCTTCCACATACGCATGTGATTGATCACGCAAACACATGTTATGCACTGAGAGATTGTGGCACTGCGACTACTGCTGTCTtggtttttttcattcccaatGAATTTATCTGTTCTTTCAAATATATATAAcgtaaattgatttaaatcataTTCGAGCATTTCTTTTATCGCCACTTATTATCGTTGATCTATTCACTCTGGATTTTGTAAAAAGTAAAGTAAAATTAGTGTTTTCATTTGGTGAGTATTTCAAAATTtctcaaaattcaaatttctaaaactttttcaaaatttgttttacgTAAGTACTTTTGATACCTGTTTACGAATAAATGAAAGTGAATGATTATTTATTGAGACATTTATCGTTTGAAATGAGTATTGTTGCAGTAGATCCGTGATTATGAATTATACTTGGAACTGATCATTCGTAGTGTACACTCTTTGCCTTTAATGCATTGTAGCTCCTAGACCTAATGAATGAACGTCACAGCAACTACTCCATAGACAATAATGATGAGATGAAAATGGGAAggtgatgataatgatgatgatgatctaACATTGAGCTGCGCCGGATTCCGTTGAAAACCCTAGGAACCGGATCTATTTAAAAAGGACCGTTCTTTAGTACGAAAAATTTTACAATTA encodes:
- the LOC128723361 gene encoding uncharacterized protein LOC128723361, whose product is MASSTRRKVAVKLRISVAFVMIFGAQLKGSVRASEDESPSISYINREALGKKILPNFASVHLGESVPEQYRAAANGFDRLWKEHVTGIKEYDIVKDVPFTLIVPDKIDETVFESNEPKIREFLLEHVVPGALVEVKDQNTYINLNQRPVHVNLSCFDMLMAYEINQSAKVLTKRNITENLSLVFIIGNLTESDNQSSSANKFNKRNIQENNRYNEPQRLEMKNTTKELAANKENRIGQHLMNFLTGMKSGTKVFQHFLSNSNLSQLMDDSSYMVFIPSDTAFQRWHPIDWGFYPFSVQEFTETVLRNHFVRAKQPLRMAELRATHTEQRFKTLGGEYIVLTNKPSPNVNNVSILSDYTLSNGIEVFILSEVLFVSEAVVSRLHQMHKDKETPPLLAFPWFGAQFLSHSFLALERDTRFTQITRFLNTAEIAQFISGSNYTFFVPTDDAFERYSFDLLPDNVLASEKGIKMLLNHFIRGRLYDRDLKDGELIDTIGGMPVKIQRSFENNVLVNSARIVESEVFVYNLGTMFYVDDVLYPDLLKDEVKTIMDMKNVDRNVPDSISGNDAYTTEQTPPITDRSSSTTFRSLYGLLTTNADVELVPLEVTETSKPNSNEDSSQLQDDEIITPKALPLKFFYDPKK